The following are from one region of the Ruficoccus sp. ZRK36 genome:
- a CDS encoding sialate O-acetylesterase — protein sequence MKVSFLRSLRLFCTLSFTLPFLGVTTACANGGEVAIPDKEHFHLFLLAGQSNMAGRGFVDPQDNEPNPRVLMLNREGRWVPAVDPVHYDKKAAGVGPGRSFAEALTEEDDTVVIGLIPTACGGSSITTWVPGGYHDQTRSHPYDDALERTRRAMQDGTLMGVLWHQGESDSKEPNAEMYKERLIELIKRFRTEFNDPDLPIIIGQLGQYPGKHWNSSRRKVDQAQQEIARELPYVGFVPSDGLTSNPDMIHFNAESQREFGRRYAEVYEEVISEPQP from the coding sequence ATGAAAGTAAGTTTTCTACGCAGCCTTAGGCTGTTTTGTACCCTGAGCTTTACCCTGCCGTTTCTCGGCGTAACGACTGCCTGCGCGAACGGCGGCGAAGTGGCTATCCCGGACAAGGAGCACTTCCATTTGTTTCTGCTGGCGGGGCAGTCCAACATGGCGGGCCGCGGCTTCGTGGACCCTCAGGATAATGAGCCGAATCCGCGCGTGCTGATGCTTAACCGCGAGGGCCGGTGGGTACCGGCGGTTGATCCGGTCCATTATGATAAGAAGGCTGCCGGTGTCGGGCCGGGGCGGTCCTTTGCCGAGGCTCTGACCGAGGAGGACGACACCGTGGTCATCGGCCTTATCCCTACCGCCTGTGGGGGCTCATCCATCACGACATGGGTGCCCGGCGGCTATCATGATCAGACACGCAGCCACCCCTACGACGATGCGCTGGAGCGTACGCGCCGTGCGATGCAGGACGGTACGCTGATGGGCGTGCTCTGGCACCAGGGTGAGTCAGACAGCAAGGAGCCCAACGCAGAGATGTACAAGGAGCGGCTCATCGAGCTGATCAAACGATTTCGCACGGAGTTCAACGACCCGGACCTGCCCATCATCATCGGGCAGCTCGGCCAGTATCCCGGCAAGCACTGGAACAGTAGCCGCCGCAAGGTCGATCAGGCTCAGCAGGAGATCGCCAGGGAGCTGCCCTATGTGGGGTTCGTCCCCAGCGACGGGCTGACCAGCAACCCCGACATGATTCACTTTAACGCCGAGTCGCAGCGCGAGTTCGGCCGCCGGTACGCCGAGGTCTATGAGGAGGTCATCAGCGAGCCGCAGCCATAA
- a CDS encoding archaeosortase/exosortase family protein, translating to MLIGLFTLKHFFPEIASDGFVLPGGKLAAWMLGAAPATWDGASVSFYVQGLLVQVTSACSGYGFFCILSAWVGYQLGSKGLRFVLLLLPACWPLAVCINALRVTASVHTRQLAAEFLPDTYFNVVHQATGMLVFLTFLILVSIIIQIVARHVSASAPAKTLPTA from the coding sequence TTGCTGATCGGTCTATTCACGCTCAAGCACTTCTTCCCCGAGATAGCCTCGGATGGCTTTGTGCTGCCGGGAGGAAAACTAGCGGCATGGATGCTGGGGGCCGCCCCTGCGACCTGGGATGGTGCCAGTGTCAGCTTCTATGTGCAGGGGCTTCTGGTGCAGGTGACTTCAGCCTGTAGCGGGTATGGGTTTTTCTGCATTCTATCTGCCTGGGTGGGCTATCAGCTCGGCTCAAAAGGCTTGCGATTCGTACTTCTGCTTCTGCCCGCGTGCTGGCCACTCGCGGTCTGCATTAACGCACTGCGCGTAACAGCTTCGGTTCATACGCGCCAACTGGCCGCCGAGTTTCTGCCCGACACGTACTTCAATGTCGTCCATCAGGCCACGGGGATGCTTGTTTTCCTTACGTTTCTGATCCTCGTGTCCATCATCATTCAAATCGTTGCCCGTCATGTCTCAGCCTCAGCCCCCGCAAAAACACTCCCTACTGCCTGA
- a CDS encoding MSEP-CTERM sorting domain-containing protein gives MLLWIWALPMGILLLLNYRSWWVVEGEMSPEQQHLALLWGGLNLCNLLAALATYAILKWKRATSNWLIGTIQLILQCGFLWFATIQASEVLPASVTTWILPPEHVVFNHWTWVMPSAFFGVVLLAGFPLRYSLRSETGLSILAVVAGPVLFYAVINLSMFFSIAAPVALVTALAILLTTISSLLLGLGLVRLLLIRLSCLLKRKARAMNVLVVLFALVLPLGGLLLNRSIPFPADYQSIWVYVLTVLNAIVLSVPASRSPWVNAALLLLRSLLFPFTLYFFLVFLPYLPLAIPAIIAVATGFLILAPTVLFIVHVLRLRDVWTGELPFGRATAFGLSLLAFAVLPGFITLQSLYLGHQLRNGLNWVYAPDATSQAAFDGNPEAVTEACLWLHDYKSDRFLPYLTPYREWLMFDGFVLPDDKLTHVYEAFSGKPLDFDETNLRSSFGFFSMQRSNRDRNRNRSRNRLLRAASPPARHVNLEMLSSSVSVDADAITRSTLKLDLKAEDTHAQLEYQCNFTLPAGAVVSGFWLHIGDERVPGRIFEKKTALWVYQMIRDSRRDPGLLYYTGPHELTLHVFPFNSGETRTVELELMYPEGLVRTVEIDGITAQLGNIEHVAVSSSNADSVVLNKPALDGLPLIQRKPYWHFIIDHSTQALPPETTLECIQSVLESHPSVTEMRATLVNFESGQSYDNLDDLKRALMENKLTARGGFLPDRAIMQALTAYANETLRTDADYDTYPVFVIISDQSIKPWELDLSPLAGWVPETPGVAVTGPGEASGIDWQGNPMEALAPTPVLPVSMLAKGDSVRPLPGGAWSAVATFTPESRGQELRFLESEGRTFVPLDQLTELSLENPYIKATNLQSASLAAEQNPARLTGALPELVSTSKAQGILIPQTSYIVVENSAQWRMLEKTEKEKLDANPNLELVETPEPAIWLLGISLFAFEAVRRRIIASSRTKQPE, from the coding sequence ATGCTGCTGTGGATTTGGGCGCTGCCCATGGGCATTCTCCTGTTGCTCAATTACCGGTCGTGGTGGGTGGTCGAGGGAGAGATGTCCCCCGAGCAGCAACATCTGGCACTCCTGTGGGGCGGACTCAACCTCTGCAACCTCCTCGCGGCTCTGGCCACATACGCCATCCTGAAGTGGAAGCGTGCCACATCTAACTGGCTCATCGGCACCATCCAACTCATCCTGCAATGCGGGTTCCTGTGGTTCGCGACCATACAGGCGAGTGAGGTACTGCCAGCGAGCGTCACCACATGGATTCTCCCCCCAGAGCATGTGGTCTTTAACCATTGGACATGGGTGATGCCGTCCGCATTCTTCGGGGTAGTGCTCCTGGCTGGATTCCCTCTCCGATACAGCCTCAGAAGCGAGACAGGGCTGTCAATCCTGGCAGTCGTTGCGGGACCGGTGTTGTTTTACGCCGTCATAAACCTTTCCATGTTTTTTTCAATAGCGGCTCCTGTCGCATTGGTTACGGCGCTAGCTATCCTGCTCACGACCATATCCAGCTTGTTGCTTGGGTTGGGGCTAGTCCGACTGCTGCTGATTCGGCTATCGTGCCTCCTGAAGAGAAAAGCCAGGGCCATGAATGTGCTGGTCGTGCTCTTTGCTCTGGTGCTGCCTCTGGGGGGGCTTCTGCTAAACCGCTCAATCCCTTTCCCAGCCGATTACCAAAGCATATGGGTCTACGTGCTGACGGTCCTCAATGCCATCGTCCTGAGCGTACCTGCCAGCCGCTCACCGTGGGTTAACGCTGCCCTCCTGCTGCTGCGCAGTCTGCTATTTCCTTTTACCCTCTACTTCTTCCTCGTTTTCCTCCCCTACCTTCCTCTTGCCATTCCGGCGATTATAGCCGTGGCGACGGGTTTCCTCATCCTTGCGCCGACCGTCCTGTTCATCGTTCATGTACTGCGCCTGCGTGACGTGTGGACCGGTGAGCTGCCCTTCGGGCGAGCTACGGCATTCGGGCTGAGTTTGCTGGCCTTTGCGGTACTGCCCGGCTTCATCACGCTGCAATCGCTCTATCTCGGCCACCAGCTCAGAAACGGACTCAATTGGGTATATGCCCCCGATGCCACTTCGCAGGCTGCTTTCGATGGGAATCCCGAGGCCGTCACGGAGGCGTGCCTGTGGTTACATGATTACAAAAGCGATCGCTTTCTACCCTACCTGACGCCTTACCGCGAGTGGCTCATGTTCGACGGCTTTGTGCTCCCGGACGACAAACTGACCCACGTCTACGAGGCTTTCAGCGGTAAGCCCCTCGATTTTGACGAAACAAACCTGAGGTCCAGCTTCGGCTTCTTCAGCATGCAGCGCAGTAACCGTGATCGCAACCGCAACCGTAGCCGTAACCGTCTGTTACGGGCGGCGTCTCCACCCGCTCGTCACGTCAATCTGGAGATGCTGTCCTCAAGCGTATCTGTCGATGCCGACGCGATTACCCGCAGCACCCTCAAGCTCGACCTCAAGGCTGAGGACACGCACGCTCAGCTCGAATACCAGTGCAACTTCACGCTCCCAGCAGGCGCGGTCGTCAGCGGCTTCTGGCTGCATATCGGCGATGAGCGTGTGCCGGGGCGGATTTTTGAGAAGAAGACAGCCCTGTGGGTCTACCAGATGATCCGCGACAGCCGCCGGGACCCCGGGCTGCTCTACTATACAGGCCCGCATGAACTGACGCTCCACGTCTTTCCCTTTAACTCCGGCGAGACACGTACCGTGGAGCTGGAGCTGATGTACCCTGAGGGCTTGGTGCGCACCGTCGAAATCGACGGAATAACCGCGCAACTGGGGAATATTGAACACGTCGCAGTGTCCTCATCAAACGCCGATTCCGTGGTTCTAAACAAGCCTGCGCTCGACGGCTTACCCCTTATTCAGCGTAAGCCGTACTGGCATTTCATCATCGATCACTCCACACAAGCCCTTCCGCCGGAAACAACGCTGGAGTGCATCCAGTCCGTACTCGAGAGCCATCCCTCCGTCACCGAAATGCGGGCCACCCTGGTAAACTTTGAGAGCGGGCAAAGCTATGACAATCTGGATGATCTTAAGAGAGCCCTCATGGAGAATAAGCTGACCGCCAGGGGCGGTTTCCTGCCCGATCGCGCAATCATGCAGGCTTTAACTGCCTATGCGAACGAAACCCTGCGCACCGATGCCGACTACGACACATACCCGGTTTTCGTGATCATCTCCGATCAATCCATAAAGCCATGGGAGCTCGACCTCAGCCCCCTCGCAGGCTGGGTCCCTGAAACGCCCGGCGTAGCGGTCACCGGCCCCGGTGAAGCATCGGGCATCGACTGGCAGGGGAACCCGATGGAGGCGCTTGCCCCCACTCCGGTACTCCCGGTAAGCATGCTCGCGAAAGGCGACTCTGTCCGGCCTCTGCCTGGCGGGGCCTGGAGCGCGGTAGCCACTTTTACGCCTGAGAGTCGCGGGCAGGAGCTACGTTTCCTGGAGTCCGAAGGGCGTACCTTTGTGCCGCTCGATCAACTCACTGAATTGTCCTTAGAGAATCCCTATATCAAAGCGACGAACCTCCAATCGGCTTCGCTCGCAGCCGAGCAAAACCCTGCCAGACTCACAGGGGCCCTGCCTGAGCTCGTTAGTACCAGTAAGGCACAGGGCATCTTGATCCCCCAAACCAGCTATATCGTAGTGGAGAACTCCGCACAGTGGCGGATGCTGGAAAAAACAGAAAAGGAAAAACTGGACGCAAATCCGAATCTGGAACTGGTGGAAACTCCTGAGCCTGCCATCTGGCTGCTCGGCATCTCATTGTTTGCTTTCGAGGCAGTACGACGCAGGATCATCGCGTCATCGCGGACGAAGCAGCCTGAATGA